CGTAGCTGTCCATGCGGTAGTGGGTGCGCCAGGCCGAGGTGGTGGCGTCCAGGTAGAAGCCGGCGCCGGTGCCCAGGTCCCAGCTTTCGTCTTCGCCGGGCACGTTGGCGCCGCGCGGGCTGGTGTCGGGCGCCACCAGCATCACGCCCAGCTCGGCGGCCAGGCGCTGGGCGCCCGCCTTGATCATGAAGGTTTCCTCGGTGCAGGTCAGGCCGGCCAGGTAGAACAGCACCGGCACCGGGCCGTGCCCGGCCTGCGGCGGGATGAACACCGAAAACCGCATCGGCAGGCCGATCTCGGCCGACTCATGGCGGTAATAGCGCTGCGAACCCCCGAAACAACGATGCTGGGAAATGAGTTCCAGGGAGGCGGGCATGGGAAGTCTCCGGGTCTGAGGCTGAAGAAAATTCGGCCGGAATTAGGGTATATCCACGGTACGAGGATCCGTCGCCGAATGTTAACCTGCCCGAATTGGAGTCCTTTCCACAAAAAGTAGCGATTCCGCGCCCATATTGTGATCGCGGGGCTTGACCAGCGTTCACCGTGGCACTATTTATATACGTGAGAGAAGACAACCCGTTCTTCTGGAAGCGCAAGCCCTGACACTATGGCCCGTCTGCCCCGTCTGTACGCCCCTGGGCTGCCCCAACTGGTGCAGGCCAACTTCATTCAGCCGCTGGCGGCGGCATCACAGCCCGCCCCGGCCGATATCCTCAACCAGCTAGCCACGTGGCTGGGCGAATCCGCCCAGCGCCACCGCGTGTCGGTACATGGCTGGCTGCTCGCCAACGACCGCATCCTGCTGCTGGCCACCCCCGCCGACGAGGAAGGCCTGCCGCGCCTGATGCAGACGCTGGGCCGCAACCTGGCGGCGCGCCTGCGCGGCGGCCGGGTGTTCGCCGGCCGCTACCGATCGGCCCTGCTCGAACCCGGCGCCTGGGTGCTGCCCGCGCTGGTCTGGCTGGAGACCTATCCGGTGCGCAGCGGCGCCTCGCAGGATCCCGATTCCTGGCCCTGGTCCTCGGCCTCCAGCCATACCGGCAACACCACGGCCGCGCCGGCGCAGTGGCAGTCCGACCACGCCGACTACTGGGCCTGCGGCAATACGCCGTTCGATCGCCAGGCCAACTACCGCAAGCGCCTGCAGGACGGCCTGTCGCGCGAGGAAAGCCAGCGCATCGACCAGGCCGTTTCGGGCCAGTGGGCGCTGGGCGGCCCGAGCTTCATCGCCAGCCTGGCCCACACCGCCAGCCGTCGCGTGGCCCCGGGCCAACGCGGACGCCCGCGCAAGAAGCCGGCCACGCCGGCCGCCACCGACTCCGACGGCGATACCGCGGTGTCCGCATCGCCGGCGTCACCGCCGCCGACCTCCGGAACCTCCGGAAGCGGATCGTCCTCCTGACACAGCGCCTTCGGGCGCTTTTTTCATGCCGCCGCGATCACCGCGGCAGCATGATCGCGTGCGTCCCACGCCGCCCGACGGACGCCGAGCGGCCCGCCAAATTCGCCAAAAAGCATCACAATAATTAGGGACGAAACATGGTGAAAATGAGGAAGATATCTCCTCAAGAACCATGCGGGCCGATACACCCCCGTGGCAAGCCTTGATTGGCGCGGCTCTTGTTATGTCCCTATATTAATGCTCTATGACGGTGCATTGGATTAATTAGGGTCACACCCCTTATATTCCTATTGCACCCTACTACGCGCGGGGGTATTGTCCGTTCCTGCACTGCAACATTAGAACGCAGTCTTACTGCGGAGCGCGCCATGCCCCAAATCACCCCGAACGAATCCTGTCCCACCCCCAAGGCGACCCCGATCGATGCCAGCCGCATCGGCCTGCCGCCTGCCCAGGGCCTGTACCACCCCAAGAACGAACATGACGCCTGTGGCGTGGGGTTCGTGGCGCACATCAAGGGCAAGAAAAGCCACGCCATCATCCAGCAGGGCCTGAAGATCCTGGAAAACCTGGATCACCGCGGCGCGGTGGGCGCGGACAAGCTGATGGGCGACGGCGCCGGCATCCTGATCCAGATCCCCGACACGCTGTACCGCGACGAGTTCGCGCAGCACGGCATCACCCTGCCCCCGCCCGGCGAATACGGCGTGGCCATGGTGTTCCTGCCCAAGGAAACCGCCTCGCGCCTGGCCTGCGAACAGGAACTGGAGCGCTCGGTGCGCGCCGAAGGCCAGGTCGTGCTGGGCTGGCGCAACGTGCCCGTGGACGTCGACATGCCCATGTCGCCCACCGTGCGCGACTGCGAACCCGTGATCCGCCAGCTGTTCATCGGCCGCGGCGCCGACGTGATGGTGCCGGACGCGCTCGAGCGCAAGCTGTACGTGATCCGCAAGACCGCCAGCCACGCCATCCAGAACATGCACCTGGCGCACGGCAAGGAATACTTCGTGCCCTCGGCCTCGGTGCGCACCGTGGTCTACAAGGGCCTGCTGCTGGCCGACCAGGTCGGCCGCTACTACCGCGACCTGGCCGACCCGCGCACCGTGTCGGCGCTGGCGCTGGTGCACCAGCGTTTCTCGACCAACACCTTCCCGGCCTGGCCGCTGGCCCACCCGTACCGCATGATCGCCCACAACGGCGAAATCAACACGGTCAAGGGCAACTTCAACTGGCTGCGCGCCCGCGAAGGCATGATGCAGTCGGCCGTGCTGGGCGACGACCTGAAGAAGCTGTACCCCATCGTCTACGAAGGCCAGTCGGACACCGCCACGTTCGACAACTGCCTGGAACTGCTGGTGAATTCGGGCTACTCGCTGGCCCACGCCATGATGATGATGATCCCGGAAGCCTGGGAACAGCACACGCAGATGGACGAGAGCCGCCGCGCCTTCTATGAATACCACGCCGCCATGATGGAGCCGTGGGACGGCCCCGCCGCGGTCGCCTTCACCGACGGCCGCCAGATCGGCGCCACGCTCGACCGCAACGGCCTGCGTCCGGCGCGCTACCTGGTGACCGATGACGACATGGTCATCCTGGCTTCCGAAGCCGGCACCCTGTCGATCCCGGAAAACCGCATCACCAAGAAGTGGCGCCTGCAGCCGGGCAAGATGTTCCTGATCGACCTGGAACAGGGCCGCATCATCGACGACGCCGAGATCAAGCTGCAACTGGCCAACAGCCGTCCGTACCGCCAGTGGATCGAACGCCTGCAGATCAAGCTGGAATCGCTGCCGGCCCCGCGCCAGGCCGCCGTGCCGGCGCAATCGCCGGTGGCGCTGCTGGATCGCCAGCAGGCCTTCGGCTGGACCCAGGAAGACTACAAGTTCATCCTGGAACCCATGGCCTCGACCGGCGAGGAAGTGATCGGCTCGATGGGCAACGACGCCCCGCTGGCCGTGCTGTCCGACCGCGCCAAGCCGTTCTACAACTATTTCCGCCAGCTGTTCGCCCAGGTCACCAACCCGCCGATCGACCCGATCCGCGAACAGATGGTGATGTCGCTGGTGTCGTTCATCGGCCCCAAGCCGAACTTGCTGGACATCAACAACGTCAACCCGCCGCTGCGCCTGGAAGTGTCGCAGCCGGTGCTGGACTTCGCCGCCATGGCGCAGATCCGCGACATCGAGCAGGTGACGGGCAAGAAATTCCGCAGCTTCGAGCTGGACATCACCTACCCGGCCGCCTGGGGCCCCGAGGGCATTGAAGCCCGCGTGGCCGCGCTGTGCGCGCGCGCCGTGGACGCGGTCCAGAGCGGCTACAACATCCTGATCGTGTCGGACCGCCTGGTCGACGGCGAGCGCGTGGCCATCCCCGCGCTGCTGGCCACCTCGGCGGTGCACCAGCACCTGATCCGCGCCGGCCTGCGCACCAACACCGGCCTGGTGGTCGAAACCGGCTCGGCCCGCGAAGTGCACCACTTCGCGCTGCTGGGCGGCTACGGCGCCGAAGCCATCCACCCCAACCTGGCGCTGGAATCGCTGGGCAAGATGAGCGATCCGGAAAAGGCCGTCAAGAACTTCATCAAGGCGATCGGCAAGGGCCTGAACAAGGTGATGTCCAAGATGGGCATTTCCACCTACATGTCCTACACCGGCGCCCAGATCTTCGAAGCGGTCGGCCTGCAGAGCGGCCTGGTGAACAAGTACTTCACCGGCACCGCCTCCAACATCGAGGGCATCGGCATCTTCCAGGTGGCCGAGGAAGCGCTGCGCCAGCACCGCGCCGCGTTCAGCAGCGACCCGGTCCTGGCCAACGACCTGGACGCGGGCGGCGAATACGCCTACCGCGTGCGCGGCGAAGAGCACATGTGGACGCCGGACTCGATCGCCAAGCTGCAGCATGCCTCGCGCGCCAACAACTACCGCACGTACAAGGAGTACGCGCAGATCATCAACGACCAGAGCCGCCGCCACATGACGCTGCGCGGCCTGTTCGAGTTCCGCTTCGACCCGTCGCGCGCCATTCCGCTCGATGACGTCGAATCGGCCAAGGATATCGTCAAGCGCTTCGCCACCGGCGCCATGTCGCTGGGTTCGATCTCGACCGAGGCGCACTCGGTGCTGGCCGTGGCCATGAACCGCATCGGCGGCAAATCCAACACCGGCGAAGGCGGCGAAGACGAACTGCGCTACCGCGCCGAGATGCGCGAAGGCCGCAGCACCATCAAGGACGGCGACACGCTGGCCTCGCTGCTGGGCCCGGAACGCATCGAAGCCGACGTCGAACTCAAGAAGGGCGACTCGCTGCGCTCGAAGATCAAGCAGGTCGCCTCCGGCCGCTTCGGCGTCACCGCCGAGTACCTGTCGTCGGCCGACCAGATCCAGATCAAGATGGCGCAGGGCGCCAAGCCCGGCGAAGGCGGCCAGCTGCCCGGCCACAAGGTCTCGGAATACATCGCCAAGCTGCGCTATTCGGTGCCGGGCGTGGGCCTGATCTCGCCGCCGCCGCACCACGACATCTACTCGATCGAAGACCTGGCGCAGCTGATCCACGACCTGAAGAACGTCAACACCAAGGCCTCGATCTCGGTCAAGCTGGTGTCGGAAGTCGGCGTCGGCACGGTGGCCGCGGGCGTGGCCAAGGCCAAGGCCGACCACGTCGTGATCGCCGGCCATGACGGCGGCACGGGCGCATCGCCGGTGTCGTCCATCAAGCACGTCGGCACGCCGTGGGAACTCGGCCTGGCCGAAACCCAGCAGACGCTGGTGCTGAACCGCCTGCGCAGCCGCATCCGCGTGCAGGCCGACGGCCAGATGAAGACCGGCCGCGACGTCGTCATCGGCGCGCTGCTGGGCGCCGATGAATTCGGCTTCGCCACGGCGCCGCTGGTCGTCGAAGGCTGCATCATGATGCGCAAGTGCCACCTGAACACCTGCCCGGTGGGCGTGGCCACGCAGGATCCGGTGCTGCGCAAGAAGTTCCAGGGCAAGCCCGAACACGTCGTCAACTTCTTCTTCTTCATCGCCGAGGAAGTGCGCGAGATCATGGCCCAGCTGGGCATCCGCAAGTTCGACGACCTGATCGGCCGCGCCGACCTGCTGGACATGCGCTCGGGCGTCGAGCACTGGAAGGCGCAGGGCCTGGACTTCGCCCGCGTGTTCCACCAGACCCAATCCGACGCCGACGTGCGCCAGACCGAAGAGCAGGACCACGGCCTGGCCGGCGCGCTCGACCACCAGCTGATCGAGCGCAGCAAGCCCGCGCTGGAACGCGGCGAAAAGGTCTCGTTCATCGTGCCGGTGCGCAACCGCAACCGCACCATCGGCGCCATGCTGTCGGGCGCCGTGGCCGCGCGCTACGGCCACGACGGCCTGCCGGACGACACCATCCACATCCAGTGCAACGGCACCGCCGGCCAGAGCTTCGGCGCGTTCCTGGCCCATGGCATCACCATGGACCTGGTGGGCGAAGGCAACGACTACGTCGGCAAGGGCCTGTCGGGCGGCCGCATCATCGTGCGCTCGCCCAACGATTTCCGCGGCTTCGGCCCCGACCACATCATCGCCGGCAACACCGTCCTGTACGGCGCGCTGGCGGGCGAGGCCTTCTTCAACGGCGTGGCCGGCGAACGCTTCGCGGTGCGCAACTCGGGCGCCGCCACGGTGGTGGAAGGCACCGGCGACCATGGCTGCGAATACATGACCGGCGGCACCGTAGTGGTGCTGGGCGCCACCGGCCGCAACTTCGCCGCCGGCATGTCGGGCGGCGTGGCGTATGTGTGGGATCCGGAACGCACGCTCAAGCATCGCGCCAACCTGTCGATGGTCGAACTGGAAGCCGTGGTGCCGCATGCCGAGCAGCAGGCCCAGAACAACATCGACGTCTGGCACAGCGCGCAGCGCGGCGGCGAACGCGAAACGGATGAAGCCATCCTGCGCCGCCTGGTGGAAGACCACTTCCGCTACACCGGCAGCTTCCGCGCCCGCGAGATCCTGGGCGACTGGGAAGCCTCGCGCGGCAAATTCGTAAAGGTCATGCCGACGGACTACCGCCGCGCATTGGGTGAAATGTGGCGTGCAGCCAACCCGCAACAACTGGCTGCGTGAGGGATACCATGGGAAAGATTACCGGCTTTATGGAATACCAGCGCCTGCAGGAGGCCTCCGAGGCCCCGCAGAAGCGGCTGAAGAACTGGCGCGAATTCGTGCTGCACCTGAGCGACGACCAGGCCAAGCAGCAGGCGGCGCGCTGCATGGACTGCGGCATCCCGTTCTGCAACAACGGCTGCCCGGTCAACAACATCATCCCCGACTGGAATGACCTGGTGTACAAGCAGGACTGGCGCCGCGCGCTGGACGTGCTGCATTCCACCAACAATTTCCCGGAATTCACCGGCCGCATCTGCCCGGCGCCGTGTGAAGCCGCCTGTACCTTGAACATCAACAGCGACGCCGTGGGCATCAAGTCCATCGAGCACGCCATCATCGACAAGGGCTGGGCCGAAGGCTGGGTCGCGCCGCAACTGCCGGCGCGCAAGACCGGCAAGAAGGTCGCGGTGGTGGGCTCCGGCCCCGCCGGCATGGCGTGCGCGCAGCAGCTGGCGCGCGCCGGCCACTCGGTCACGCTGTTCGAGAAAAGCGACCGCATCGGCGGCCTGCTGCGCTACGGCATTCCCGACTTCAAGCTGGAAAAGCACCAGATCGACCGCCGCATCTCGCAGATGGAAGCCGAAGGCGTGGAATTCGCGCCCTCGACCTACGTCGGCAACCCGTCCGACCCCGTGGCCGACGGCCTGACCGTGCGCACCCCGGCCTCGCTGCTGGCCGAATTCGACGCCGTGGTGATGAGCGGCGGCTCGGAAACCCCGCGCGACCTGCCGGTGCCCGGCCGCGAGCTGTCGGGCGTGTACTTCGCCATGGACTTCCTGCGCCAGCAGAACAAGGCCGTGGCCGGCGACCGCCTCACCAACCAGACGCTGGCCAAGGGCAAGCACGTGGTGGTGATCGGCGGCGGCGACACCGGTTCCGACTGCGTCGGCACCAGCAACCGCCACGGCGCCGCCTCGGTCACGCAGTTCGAACTGATGCCGCAGCCGCCCGAATCCGAGAACAAGACCATGACGTGGCCGTACTGGCCGCTGAAGATGCGCACCTCGTCCTCGCATGAGGAAGGCTGCGAACGCGACTGGTCGGTGACCACCAAGCTGCTGCAGGGCAGCAACGGCAAGGTCGAGAAGCTGGTCGGCGCCCGCGTCGAGTGGTTCAAGGACGAAGCCACCGGCCAGATGAAGATGCGCGAGGTCGAAGGCTCGGAATTCGAGATCAAAGCCGACCTGGTGCTGCTGGCCATGGGCTTCGTGTCGCCGGTGCAGACCGTGCTGGATGCCTTCGGCGTCGACCGCGACGCGCGCGGCAACGTGCGCGCCAACACCGACGACTACCGCACCAACGTGGAAAAGGTCTTCACCGCCGGCGACATGCGCCGCGGCCAGTCCCTGGTGGTCTGGGCCATCCGCGAAGGCCGCCAGTGCGCGCGTTCGGTGGATGCCTACCTGATGGGGTCGAGCGAATTGCCGCGCTGATCGCGCTGCGCCCCGGGGTCGTCCGCCAGACCTGGCGTACCCAGACCCGCTAGCGCCGCCCGGCACCCCGTGCCCGGCGGCGCGGTTTTTTCAGCCAACCGACATTTCGCCTTGCGTAAGATGCGGCATCGCCCCGCCGCGCCATCCGCCATGTCCGCCACCGATCCCGCCGTTGCCGCACCGCCCACGCTGCCGCAGATTTTCCTGGCCTTCTCCAAGGTCGGCCTGACCAGTTTCGGCGGCGGGCTGAGCGGCTGGATGATGCGCGAATTCGTGCAGCAGCGGCGCTGGCTGTCCGAATCCGACTTTCTCAGCGGCCTGGCGCTGGCGCAGTCGTTCCCCGGCGTGAACGTGGTGAACCTGGCCATCTGGATCGGCTTTCGATTGCGCGGCGGCCCCGGCGCGCTGCTGGGCGGGCTGGGCATTACCGTGCCGCCGATGCTGGTGGCGATCGCCGCCGCGGCGCTGTTCACCCGCATGGCCCAATCCCAGGGCCTGCACGTGGCCATGGCGGGCGTGGCGGCCGCGGCAGTGGGCGTGTCGCTGCAGACCGGCCTGCGCGCCGCGCGGCGCGCGCTGCAGGGCTGGGTGCCGGCCGCGGTCATGGGCGTGACCTTCGCCGCCATCTTCCTGTTGCGCCTGCCGCTGCTGTGGGTGGTGGGCGTCATGGCGCCGCTGTCGATCGGCATCGCCTACTCGCGCCTGCGGCGGCGGGAGCGGCAAGCATGAACCTGGCCACGCTGCATGACCTGTTCGCGGTCTTCGCGCCGCAGTCGTTCCTGACGGTGGGCGGCGGCCAGAGCATCCTGCCCGAGATCCACCGCCAGGCCGTGGACAACTACGGCTGGATCACCGAGGCGCAGTTCCTGGACTACTTCGCGCTGTCGCGCATCACGCCGGGGCCGGCCTCGCTGCTGGTGACACTGATCGGCTGGCAGGTGGGCGGCTGGGCCGGCGCCATCGTCGCCTCGATCGCGATCTTCCTGCCCTGTTCGCTATTGATCTATGCGCTGGCGCGGGTCTGGGCGCGCTACCGCCACGCCACCTGCGTGCGCGCCATCGAGGCCGGACTGGTGCCGGTGGCGGCCGGCATGATCCTGGCTTCGTCGTGCACGCTGCTGCGCGCCGCCGAAGGCGGGGCCTGGGCCTGGGGCGTGGCCGCCGTCTCGACGCTGGCGCTGGTCTACACCCGCGTCAGCCCCTTTTTGATGCTGGCGCTGGGCGCGGTCGTGTTCCTGGCCGCGCTGGCCTGACGCGCAACGCCGCCGATCGCCGCGCCAGCGTGCCCGGCTCCGCGCCCAGCCGCCGGCCGTCGCGCCGCTAGGCGCCGCCGCCCTGCATGCGCCGGCCCGACACCGCGGCCTGGCCCAGCCAGTACACCGCGCCCGCCACCACGAAGCTGGCCGGCGCCGCGAAGGTCGCGGCCAGGCCGCTCACGTGCATCAACACCAGGCCGCTGGCGGCGCCCGCGAACCAGGCGCCGAGGCCGCGGCGGTTGTAGGCGCTGCCGCCGCCCGGCGCCGGCGCGGTCTCGCCCACCGCCAGGATGTGCACCAGCGCCACCGCGACCCACGCCACCACGAAGATGCCCTGGTACGCCAGCGCCTGCAGCAGGTAGGCGAACACGTCGAACAGCATCAGGGCGTACGACACCAGGCCCACCACCACCGCCCACGCCGCCTTGGGCCAACGGCCCAGGCCGAAGCGCGCGAAGAAGGCCTGCATGTTGATGGTGGCCAGGTAGTAGTTGGCAGTGTTGATGCGGGTCTGCGTCACCCACACGAAGAACAGGCCGCCCAGCCCCATCAGCTTGAGCAGCGCCAGCACCACCGACACTTCGCTCAAGGCGCCATCGCCGGGAATGATGGCGACCAGGTAGATGCCGGCCACGCCATTGAGCAGGAAGGTGACCAGGTAGAACGGCATGCCGAAGTTGTAGCGGCCGTGGTAGCGCGCATCCTCGCGGCGGCCGAAGCGCGCGTAGTCGAAGGTGAACATCATCAGGATCCACACGCCCATGTAGTACACGTAGGCGTCCCACCAGCCGCCCGCCACCGGCCCGCCGGCCGGGCCGAACGCCAGCCAGGCGTCGCTGTAGCCGTATTCGCGCGTGGCCAGCACCACCGCCAGCAGCAGGCCGCCCAGGTAGAACGGCAGCAGCACGCCGTTGAACTTGTCGAGCCAGCGCTGCACGCTGCCGAAGATCAGCAGCACACTGTAGATGACCACCAGCAGCGCGAAGGCCCAGTAGGGCACGGCCGGGAACATGTGATGCGCGGCGACGGCCATCACCGAGCCCTCGAACACGGCGTAGTAGATGGCGGTGGCAAAGAAGATCAGCGTGGCCAGCGCCGCGCCCGAGGTGCCGAACACGCCGCGCGAGAACAGCGCCACCGACTGCCCGGTGCGGATGGCATAGCGCGAGATCACGGCGTTGATGAGGCCATACGAAATCACCGACAGCACCATGCCGATGATGGCGTTGCGGGCGCCGTAGTTGAGCGCCAGCGTGGCGCCGACCACGATGTAGAAGATGGCGCTGCACACGGCCCACCAGGCCATGGTGAGCGGGAATCGGCCCATGCGGTCGGCATCGGCCACGGTGGCTAGGGAAGTGTCCCGGTCAGAGGACGAGGAGCTGGAAGCAAGGTTGGCCATGGAGGCTCTCCTGACGTGCTGAAGAACCGCGGAATGCGGACGAGTACGGCGTGCAGCGTGTGAAACTCGAAAAGCACAGGCGCAGGCGCGCCCGCCCGGCCCGTCGCAACGGGCCGGAAGGAAAGCAACGATCAACGGGAAAGCGGGGCCGGGATCAACCCATGGCGGAGCGCAGCCTGTCGAGGCGGGCGCGGTAGTCCTTGCGGGCCTGCAAGGCGGTCTCGAGCGTGACCCGCTCGAAGCGGGCCTGCTGGTTGGGCTGCATCTGGCCGACCTTGTCGAGGTCGGCGCTGATGACGGTGCCGATCATGGCGTAGCCGCCGCCGGACACGGCGTCGCGATGCAGGATGATGGGCTCCACCCCGGCCGGCACCTGGATCGACCCGATCGGATAGCAGGCGTCGACGATGTTGGACGGATCGGCGCCCGCGCCAAACGGTTGCTCGCGCGGCTGGAACTTCAGGGCGCGGCCTTTCTTGTAGCGGTAGCCGATGCGGTCGGCCTCCGAGGTCACGCTCCAGGCGTCCTCGTAGAACGAGGCCGCCGATTCCGGCATCAGGCGATGGTCGTACAGGCCCGGCACCACGCGCAGCACCTGTTCCTTCGGGCACTCGCTGGCGAGCGCGGCCGGCAGCGCGCGGCCCACCCGTGCACCCGGGCGCGGCGCGCCCACGCGCAGGCGATCGCCGGCCTGCAGGCGGCGGCCCTCGAAGCCGCCGATCGCGCCCAGCGTATAGGTCGAACGGCTGCCCAGCACCTCGGGCACGTCGATGCCGCCGGCGATCGCCAGGCAGGCGCGCGCGCCGGCCTGCACGAAGTCGAACGACAGCCGGGCGCCGGCCGGCACCGCCAGCGCGGTGTTGCAGGCCTGCGCCTGGCCGTCGATCCTGGGCATCATGGTGGCGCCGGTGACGGCGATCACCGCGGCGCGCGTGAAGCGCAGCTCTGGGCCCATCAGCGTGCATTCCAGCACCGCCGCGTCCTCGGGGTTGCCCACCAGCAGGTTGGCGGCGGCCAGCGCATACTGATCCAGCGCGCCCGAGGGCGGAATGCCCAGGTGGTAGTAGCCCTGGCGGCCACGATCCTGGACCGACGTCGCCAGCCCGGGCTTGATCACTTCGATGAGCGGTTCGTCATGCGACATGGAGCGTCTCCAGAAGGCGGGCGTTGTACTGCGCCGGCGCGGCCATGAATTCGGACAGCGAGAACGACACCGGGCGGATGTCGAGCTGGAAGGTGCCGGCTTCGACTTCGGCCACCGCGGCGTCGTAGTCGGCGCGGCTGATCGGCTTGAACTTGACGATGTCGCCGGGGCGGAAGAACACCATGGAGTCGCGCAGGTGCGCCTGGCGCTGGGCCGGCTCGAAGATCGGCGCGGGCGTCACGCCGAACATCTGGTAGCCACCGGCGCCGCGCACGGAATAGATGCAGGCGAAGCAGCCGCCATGTCCCACCGTGTGCTTGGGCGTGTCGGTGCGCGGCCGCAGGTACTTGGGCACTTCGAGCTGGCGCTCGCGCTCGACCATCTGGAACATGAACGGCAGGCCGGCCACGAAACCAACCATCGACACGAACCAGGGCGCGCTGGAATGCGCCGCGATGAAGTCGTCGATGCCGGCAAAGCCATTGATGCGCGCGGCGTACTCCAGGTCGGTCGAGGCCGGGTCCTGGTGACGCTCGCGAAAGCGCATCAGCGTCTCGTGGGTCCACGGGTCGTTGTACAGCACCGGCACTTCAATGACGCGGGTATCGAGCCGCAGGTTGTCCAGGTCGATGGTGGCCTCGATCTCGCGCAGAATGGCCAGCATGGCCTCGGGCGCGACCCGCTCGGGGTCGTAGCGGATCTGGTACGAGGCGTTGGCCGGGCAGATTTCGCTGACGCCGGGCACGGCGCGTTCGCGCAGCGCGCGCGTGATCGCCATGCCCTTGAAGAACGCGGCCAGCGACATCGATTCGCTGATCTCGGCGAAGATGAATTCATCGCCGCCATGGGTGTAGCGCACCGTCATTGGGTCCCCTCCCGCTGCTGCATCCAGCTTTCCAGATAGTTGGTGTGATAGTCGCCCGCCATCACGCCCGGATCGGCCACCAGGGCGCGATGCAGGGCCAGCGTCGACGGCACGCCCTCGAATTCGGTTTCGTCCAGCGCGCGCGCCATCCGCGCCAGCGCGGCATCGCGGTCTTCGTCCCACACGATCAGCTTGGCCAGCAGCGAATCGTAGTAGGGCGGCACCACGCTGCCGGCGTACACCATCGAATCGATGCGCACGCCCGGCCCGGCCGGCCAGCGCACGTGCGACACGGTGCCGGGGCCGGGCGCGAAATTGCGCGACGGGTCTTCGGCGTTCAGGCGGCATTCGATGGCGGCGCCGCGCATGACGATGTCCGATTGCTTGAAGCGCAGCGGCTCGCCGTCGGCGATGCGCAGCATCTCGCGCACCAGATCGATGCCGGTGATGGCCTCGGTGATGGGATGCTCGACCTGGATGCGCGTGTTCATCTCGATGAAGTAGAACTCGCCGCGGGCCTCGTCGTACAGGTACTCCAGCGTGCCGGCGCCGCGGTAGCCCACCGATTCGGTCAGGCGCAGCGCCGATTCGCACAGCGCCTGCCGCAACGCGGGGCTCAGCGCCGGCGACGGCGCTTCCTCGAACACTTTCTGGCGGCGGCGCTGCAGCG
The window above is part of the Achromobacter deleyi genome. Proteins encoded here:
- a CDS encoding purine-cytosine permease family protein, whose protein sequence is MANLASSSSSSDRDTSLATVADADRMGRFPLTMAWWAVCSAIFYIVVGATLALNYGARNAIIGMVLSVISYGLINAVISRYAIRTGQSVALFSRGVFGTSGAALATLIFFATAIYYAVFEGSVMAVAAHHMFPAVPYWAFALLVVIYSVLLIFGSVQRWLDKFNGVLLPFYLGGLLLAVVLATREYGYSDAWLAFGPAGGPVAGGWWDAYVYYMGVWILMMFTFDYARFGRREDARYHGRYNFGMPFYLVTFLLNGVAGIYLVAIIPGDGALSEVSVVLALLKLMGLGGLFFVWVTQTRINTANYYLATINMQAFFARFGLGRWPKAAWAVVVGLVSYALMLFDVFAYLLQALAYQGIFVVAWVAVALVHILAVGETAPAPGGGSAYNRRGLGAWFAGAASGLVLMHVSGLAATFAAPASFVVAGAVYWLGQAAVSGRRMQGGGA
- a CDS encoding biotin-dependent carboxyltransferase family protein produces the protein MSHDEPLIEVIKPGLATSVQDRGRQGYYHLGIPPSGALDQYALAAANLLVGNPEDAAVLECTLMGPELRFTRAAVIAVTGATMMPRIDGQAQACNTALAVPAGARLSFDFVQAGARACLAIAGGIDVPEVLGSRSTYTLGAIGGFEGRRLQAGDRLRVGAPRPGARVGRALPAALASECPKEQVLRVVPGLYDHRLMPESAASFYEDAWSVTSEADRIGYRYKKGRALKFQPREQPFGAGADPSNIVDACYPIGSIQVPAGVEPIILHRDAVSGGGYAMIGTVISADLDKVGQMQPNQQARFERVTLETALQARKDYRARLDRLRSAMG
- a CDS encoding 5-oxoprolinase subunit B family protein; this translates as MTVRYTHGGDEFIFAEISESMSLAAFFKGMAITRALRERAVPGVSEICPANASYQIRYDPERVAPEAMLAILREIEATIDLDNLRLDTRVIEVPVLYNDPWTHETLMRFRERHQDPASTDLEYAARINGFAGIDDFIAAHSSAPWFVSMVGFVAGLPFMFQMVERERQLEVPKYLRPRTDTPKHTVGHGGCFACIYSVRGAGGYQMFGVTPAPIFEPAQRQAHLRDSMVFFRPGDIVKFKPISRADYDAAVAEVEAGTFQLDIRPVSFSLSEFMAAPAQYNARLLETLHVA